Below is a window of Procambarus clarkii isolate CNS0578487 chromosome 43, FALCON_Pclarkii_2.0, whole genome shotgun sequence DNA.
ataaactattgtagtactcaacatacagcagaactacttaatCAACACAGTATTAAcggtataatacactacagtacgtatttactgtacaacattcacaactccatgagacttcaagatggacataactccaacaataaggtaaataacaaatgtaacgCAGTATTTGTTAGTAGGgtaataatatataggtacagtatataacataatgcatttttattgtgtacaagaaaaaaaaagacactgatgcgaacacctcctgaaggtcacctctagCAATGCATCCAACttactggggttggtcccatatagtatgtTGAATTGAGGTTGTACTATATTAATTTTTTAACATTCATTTTCATTTGTCATATCCACACTATTCTCTAAGTTACTGTGAACTTTTTTTTTAGGTGATAGGTGAACGCAAGATTTACTGCCGTGAAAAGAGCAAGGAACCTCCATATTGGGGCCGAGTGCGTGTGCAACTTAAGAATCAGGCTGGGGAACCTGTGAATCCCAAGTTCAGGTATGGTTATATACAGGGGTGCAGTGCCAGTTTTATAGGTACCAGAGCTCTGGTGAGACTGAAAAAAGCATGTCatttcctatcctgtttctatatatatatatatatatatatatatatatatatatatatatatatatatatatatatatatatatatgtcgtacctaatagccagaacgcacttctcagcctactattcaaggcccgatttgcctaataagccaagttttcatgaattaatgttttttcgtctacctaacctacctaacctaacctaacctagctttttttggctacctaacctaaccttacctataaatataggttaggttaggttaggtagggttggttaggttcggtcatatatctacgttaattttaactccaataaaaaaaaaattgacctcatacatagagaaaagggttgctttatcatttcataagaaaaaaattatagtaaatatattaattcaggaaaacttggcttattaggcaaatcgggccttgaatagtaggctgagaagtgagttctggctactaggtacgacatatatatatatatatatatatatatatatatatatatatatatatatatatatatatatatatatatatatatatatatatatatatatatatatatatatatatatatatatatatatatatatatatatatatatatatatatattatatatatatatatatatatatatatatatatatatatatatatatatatatatatatatatatatatcaatcaatCACACGATTAAATATTTCGTGTTTGTACTCGCTAATTAtcataaaatataattatcaaacaaataaagaaaaaatataaATCATGAATTTATCAATTAAGTTAAAACACTTAGTGCTCACAAAATACAACCAGTGAGATGTTTTACAATAGTTTCCACAaagggtgaggtgtgaggtgttttCAGGTGTGTGAAGCAACTCTTGTCCTGGTGTCATCTGCTGATCTGtggtacagtagccatatgatgccattGAACTAGAGGAGGTCCATGtagttaacccttaagctgctaaggggtcccgaggagatttacacccttgtgcgcaagaaaaaaaaattaaaaaattattttatctactaaaaatgttaatttgtgttccctgagcacggggaaaatacaaaaaaaattgtaggtgacatattttgggtgcaatagaccgaggaagtctggcaaaaggtGGGCATTGACAGAGAGGTCGTCAGACCCAGTCACTGTCACtcgagctgacaggtgggagttgccataaagatattattacttaattatttcaatgtgtctgattgatttttatcttaatttttttgcagtaatattattcaatagtgtgtattgtgatatatttatataataaaagtggtgaatcatcgctaccttaccttgaggtgcttccggggcttagcgtcctcgcggcccggtcgttgaccaggcctcctggttgccagactgatcaaccaggctgttggacatggctactcgcagcctgacgtatgagtcacagcctggttgatcaagctaAGGTTGGTCACAGCTAtattcaaaattatggtgtgcatattgttgattcaattattatgttcatcaaacaatgaacaaatactgtgtcggttattacactatatacacatgttatatataagtatctgtatgttttgttcaccataatgaaccactaagttggtattatgagtgaaaaagcaacgaggagtgaccgacacacaccagccagccactcactccctcaacacctcacttgcccacattctcctcccaccatactgtttttgcttttattcactatatacagacgttatatgtatctacatgttttgttcaccacaactgcacaactaagctgatatagttagttcaggcactaagagacgtcaccacacacagtcagctggtggctccctcactcattccaggtcacacgcactaaactttctcccccaacaataccgtttgtggtgttattacaatatatacacatattatatgtaagtatctacatgttgtatgcaccgtaactgtacacctaagcttgtggagtgcccaaagagcatagtggtcaCCCTATGCACTgccagacaaatcatgcagacatcacctccgtcacccatatggctcctcccagcataatccttttgctgttattacactaatacacacattatatataagtatctacatttgtgttcaccaaaaagaaccactgagctggtatagtgaatgcaaaaaaaaaacaggTGACTACACAGTCAGTAAAAGATGcaatctccctccgtccctcggcatcactcctcccacagtgctaattattacagcaatcctgctattatcacaaccctggtcatttttatcacagtcgggggtcatctgtaatattgtcatagctaaataatagcagttgtttatttttacatttttcaataatgctgtggtcacaagctgaacagcattgctgttcgctcatgctgtgtgcgccagccttggttgctccaacagtactgtgcctctcacacctgagaatattgcccacgatttaaaaaaaaaatggcgtctgtttacaagaaccctgaggaagctaatgtgaaccccatgtagccaagGGCCATTTGAAttgtgcctggcaccctatggcgtatatatatacgccatgcgcactgtgggacatgttactcatggcgtatatatatatatacgccatgcgcagtttaagggttaaacataaGTGTTGATACATGATTTATGAGAACTCTTGAGTGTGTATTTATTATCAGGTTCGTGTGACTGAATCCTCTCTCACGTTCAGCAGTACTAATAGGAATAACTTGTAACAGCTCAGTAATGGGTATAAATCTTGGGGGGGATGCAGTATCTATGATCATCCACATAGTCTCTAAAGGCATTTAGTGCAGAGTAAGAAAAAAGATTAAACCTCTTACAGACATAATATTTCAGCTTCTCCGTAATTAGATGGTATTTCAACAGGCcagtaatcttttttttttttttttttctcaaggACACATTTCACTTAGCAGTGATTTATACATACTTTGAGGTTCAGAAGTTTGGGAGCCTTTCATGGATGTTGTCGTgaacatacagtactgtaaattgTTCACAAGACTAGTAAGAAATTGTTAATAATTAACACTTttctggattttcgacttggaattacaggcgttttccctaaccgcttgtcggatcacgacgtaaatttacggtgcggtttaaaatatttgtaaaaaatccagtttaaatccgatttacttggggtttgtttcaaactccgcgccatgaaattcccgttctctcGGGTAGGCCGCAAGTCACGTCGGCCTACTGGGTCACGTGACAGGCCGTGACCCAGTGATCCGTCACGTGATCGGATCTCTCTCCCCTCGGCCGCCAAACTCACACGTTTTCAAGGATTATTAcccgtttgtgtgtgtttataaccCACTAAATTCATCAATAATGGATCCAGCACCAGGCCCAAGCGGTGTTTCGGCTACAGGAGCCTCAGAATCAAGTGGAAAAGACAGGATTACCGCCATCTATAGGAGGTTTGCTGGTATGAGGCTCACTCCCACCAAGATTCCCAATGTCTTGGATGCCTTGATCAAGCTGAAAATGAACGAAGTGATGCAGAAGGTGAGGATGTAGAAGAAGAATTTGAAATTGGGGGCCGTAGACCCCTTGGGGATGACTCAACAGAGGATGAGACTGAAAGCcaaactgaggaggaggaggagggggcgagTTGCGGGCGACAAGCGAGTTGTCTCTATGATTACCAACCTACACaatgcagacacaaagaaagttgagaaaagaaaacgagttcgcagggcagatggaacagtaagactacagcaggttgtggtgaacaaaccacaggcaattgttgactacaataagttcatgaagggcgttgaccactttgatcaaatggtaaagtattaccatttcgccaggaaatgtcacaagtggaccaagaaaataacattttatttcttgcaaatggcattgcaaaacgcttatgcattgtacaaggccaacacagatgatcgaaggaaactaactctgctccagttccatgaagttgctatttggtctttattgaaatttgacaaggcagagtggcctgcaacaactacaccatctccacatctagttcatgctccagacataaatgatgacactggtcctgtgtatcctgctgctgacccgtcaacacctggcccgtcgggtgtgaggcttcacgtctacacctagtgctgaagctgaatctgatgaagataattcatattccacattagtgtttgaaaacaatagtgagagcgacgattcagacagtagtttattgccaacccagagacaacagcgacgtgttgttatagcagagactcgcctgaactataaattgaaacatgagctggtaaaaattcccaaacgtcgcaggtgtgaagtgtgtgcaaagtcgggtatcaggaaggaaactggtatagcgtgcaagacatgcgatgttccactttgtgtcataccttgttacaccacttatcacaggaaaagggtgtattgggtggacaagaaataaccacccgcaccagcttcactccacctaggaacatctgttgagcaacttcaggaatcagtacctgaaggaggtggagtggagataaaatgctcaacttattttactacaatcgtctttgctttggtaagtacacataattgtcttagattgtttcagtattgtagtctattttcttaggaatattttgatacctaaatgagaactgtagcacgaaaactaaagtaagtatacacgaaacaagagaaactttttttgtgggtgttgcgggtgtgagttggagtgtcaagagcgggttccggttgtgtgttttctgtCATCTCTACAACTGTGAAttacaaggaattgtatttgatatgcatatgtctgtgtagggaattttattccgaacactatacaaaagaaaaaaacggtgtgaaacaagtataaacttgaaaaacatgagcaaagtaaaaacgtttgacgctcacgggtacaaacacgcgtaagattttatttgccgcaaatttatttgacgctgtgttggccaactctacccatgttcttatagaactttctattgccaacacattgctataaaaatgaaatacgtagctccagaaataatgtcaggacagtgaaataagtataaacattcaaagtgctgcatcacaccagtgtcgttcctgctgaaatcacggctaacgcttcgcccagttcccacactcgtgcgggtcacccaataccataattagacattgataggcatatgtctgggtggggaattttattgcgagttcagtgatatcaaaatgagcgctgtaggatgactgtgaggctgccaacaaacgaaagagtatgaacatttacttcctgtttgggtgtcacggcgagtcatcttcatgTTTATTTACTtcatggtgggataccaaatgcttgggtgacattttatgcatatgatcttgtagagaattttattgccaacgcattgataccaaaatgaaaaacgtagctcgagaattgatgttaggagcgtgaaaagattatacacttttttgtgtttacgcttgagcgcccagaacgccgcgcgcacaacccgctttattttcagcaagtgccgcgcgcactaaagtgttaataGAGACAATTTTCTTTGTGCTTGTTATGGTAATTCCTCCAAACTTCCCCTTTTCAATTGTCTTTTGAGCTTCTAAAGTTCTAGTGCCAGGTTTCTCTTTTAGTCCATGCAAGGACCTTATGCTCCGTTGAATAAGTTTATCATCATACACAATCAAAGCAGTGCGTTTTTTGTAGACTCTCTGACAGTAAACCAAGTTCATGCAACGTGTCATACATTTAGAGCTAAATCAAATAGAAACTGTTCTGAAGTTAGCTTTTACAACAGACCTCCATAGGTTTTTGTCACTTCTGAATCTTGTTTCATCTTTCACTGCTTTTTCAAAATGAAAACAGTGCTTCATAATTTTTTCACACTGCTGCAACTGTTCAAAATGAGCTGGCCACTTACCTGGCGCTCAGAACACGGACTATTTGAAAATCTGTTGTTCAAGTTGAGAGGCACATTCAGATAGTTCCTTTTGATTTAGAGGTGATCTACTGTAAACTGAGTACAATTTGTCCATAAATTCTTGAAAATTATTAATTTCATGAACTTCTCTCACTGAATAACCTACAGAAAGTTCTAATCTGTCATTAAGACAGTGCCAGATTATTATATCAGGGGAATTGTTCATTGAGAATTGTTGCAATGCCAGATTTAACACCAAGCATGACACTTGCATCCCACACTAGCAAATGCTACAAGGTTCTGTTTCAAATATGTAAGTCATCAAACCCATGATAATTGAGACAGCTCAATAGATGCCCAGCAATTGTTGCTGCTTTCTGAGCAGGTAGTTCAGTTAGATCTAAGAACATAGAGTGGGGATAACCTTCCTTATCACTTTCACATTTCAAGTAAATTGTCAAGGTTGCTTAATGCTAAGGCTTGTTGATTCATCAATGAGAACAGAATCTTGCCATTTATCTGCTTGATATGTTAGCAAATTTTCTTTTTTCATATTAATGGCTATGTAATTAATTATCTCTGGAATGGGACTGCATTCCCACACTAGTGCCACAATGTCAACACCATTTTGCTCTTGTAGTTCCAGTAAGCCAAAGTGATCAGAGTATGATCTGTCATTCTGAGCTAAATAATGTGCAGAACACAAAATTGAACACGTTGTCTTTAGATGTGAAGCATTCATGGCATCAcatttatagacctgtatcattaacactttcgcgctctccgcaaaggtcactcagccaaccgaatgtgcgcgctgcgtttttatcgcttaagcgtaaaaacaaaaatgtgtatactctttttactcttctgaccttagttctcatgctacgtatttcattttggtaccaacgtgttcgcaataaaattctctagaagaacattcgtaaaataagtcacgaaacatatagggataccagcaccaaataaataactacgtagatgactcgccgtgagcgcccatcagcaacacaatgtgtttactcttgggattgtaatcacctccacacttgttctacagcgttaattttggtatcaatggactcgcaatgaaattcccaacacggtgatatgaatataagcgtagaataatgatgcagcccgcccgcaagagtgtgggaagtggtgaaattgttacccggtatcggtgacgggacgatgcacggcgctttgaaagtttatacttatttcactctcatgacattaattttctatgtacgtcatttatttttatgtcaatgtgttcgcaatagaatgttctatgtgcccataggtaaaaaatatcaacaaagcgtaagttagaatagcgacaaatataaaacaacgctggaacatatcagtgagcgtcaaacacacacgaaatatttttacttttgttatgtttgtcaagattatacttgttgcacacagttatttttggttgtatattgatcggaataaaattccctaaacagacatatgcatataatacatgatatgggggaagaattaccagtataaacggctaaagtcacccacctgcaacccgtttgggacaaaataccatttgatcgaagttatccacacctttcatgaacttattgtaccatgcagcctagtggtaagaaagagagcctcatagcgcgcagtttgaaacaaacccaaagtaaatcggataaaaattgaattttatacaaatattttaaaagtagacataactttatgtccactatgcgtttacgttagacgaaaccgaacgcgccggcgcgtccagatagcgcgaaagtgttaacaagtgtaagagtcaaaatattggaaaaaataattaaaactaaatgggtagaacacctggagaaaaacgatataatatcagacagtatggttttcgatctggaagatcctgtgtgtaacgaatttaatcagtttctatgatcgagccacagagattttacaggaaagagatggttgagcCATtttgttcaaggggattaaaaggttGGTCCCTGTCATAGTCGAATTCCGTTACCCCGGTGGTCctgcacaggcattgctaatggtcaatgacgtcaccaggtagccgctcagtgaccctgcacaggtacgttcaaggggattaaaaagtcgGTCTATGAGTCGCGTGTTTTGAGTTACCTCAGTGACCCTGGAACCAAATGTATAATAACATCATTCCTAATCTATTTCAAatctcctatttacttccaatctATGTTAACCAGAACATCAACTGTCGCTGTTAGATGAACTTCAGTAGGTCTATTCCTAATCAATATCCCCTTTTTTCTCCATTTATACACATCAATAATGTAACTCCATTAATATTCAGAAGGTCCTATTTATTCCCCTTACCTATCTGGAAGCTATATAGTGtccagccaaggattgtttattgagcataggaatGAATGAAACCCACCATCAGTCATTTGCATGTAGTAAAGGAGGagcaacacatagtatgaactatCATGGTACCTAAAACTTTGGTAGCTACTGTAACTCATTTGAGGTACTAGACACTAGTGGCAACAAAGGTAACCCTTCATAACCATGTAGTAAAACACATTAGAACAACCCCAATTGGGCTGACCATTCACAAATAAAACAATGTTGCAAGTCACGCCGCTAACGGTTCAgtgttaaaatattattttctttgTTTCAGCTCTCGCGAGGACGTTATGATCTTTACAGCAGATAAGATTCCACAATTAAAAACCAGAACCAATCCCAAGCACAGCCAGGATGCACAACAGCAACAAGGAAAGCAAGGCAAGGGAAAGAAAAAAAAGTAAATTACCATTATGTCTTGTGAAACTACAGTATGTTAATAAAGGAAATGCAAAATAGTTGTACTGTACTTTATTCCTACATGAAACTGTAGTTCATTTTATCGTCATGCATATTTTTAAAGTATTTCTTATACTGGGTAGAATATGTAGTCAGATTACAAATACTCTCTTGAAACCTTTTGTAACTCAAAGAGATTTGTAATGTTTTGACTGTAAGCAAAGTGTATTACTTTTAAATACAGTGGCCCCTCTGTtttcgaatttaatccattcccagataTGGTTCGTGACCCAAAAATTCGCGGCCtgtaacaaattttcccataagaaataatgtaaattgaattgatCTGTTCACACTTCCAAAAATATTAATTTCAAAATACTTTTCATACCTAATTTGCACAAATATTTAGTACTAtagtacaatggggcctcgacttacaatGCTAATCCGtttccagagacggatc
It encodes the following:
- the Srp19 gene encoding signal recognition particle 19 kDa protein isoform X2 produces the protein MMAAAATARPVTKLPDGFDRWICLYPAYINKDKSRAEGRRIPKDKVIGERKIYCREKSKEPPYWGRVRVQLKNQAGEPVNPKFSSREDVMIFTADKIPQLKTRTNPKHSQDAQQQQGKQGKGKKKK
- the Srp19 gene encoding signal recognition particle 19 kDa protein isoform X1 codes for the protein MMAAAATARPVTKLPDGFDRWICLYPAYINKDKSRAEGRRIPKDKAVSAPTCKEMLDVLSSSGFQVIGERKIYCREKSKEPPYWGRVRVQLKNQAGEPVNPKFSSREDVMIFTADKIPQLKTRTNPKHSQDAQQQQGKQGKGKKKK